A part of Solicola gregarius genomic DNA contains:
- a CDS encoding dihydrofolate reductase family protein — MPPAYSDDDGRSHAYARDHPEHHPGRLHRDARGVVRPARAGRRGQLRPDGGAAQPGRTGRRIPRRRRTFEDLRSYWPEQSEDQTGITDYLNQVQKYVVSSTIDDPQWQSSTVLSGDPIEQVRALKSEPGRDIVTTGSITLCHTLIAAGLVDEYRLFTYPVVQGGGRRLFPEGFELPRLRLVDAKSFRSGITYASYAPA; from the coding sequence ATGCCGCCTGCCTATTCGGACGACGACGGGAGAAGCCATGCGTACGCTCGCGATCACCCAGAACATCACCCTGGACGGCTCCATCGAGATGCTCGGGGAGTGGTTCGACCCGCAAGGGCAGGGCGACGTGGACAACTCCGACCTGATGGAGGAGCTGCACAGCCAGGACGGACGGGCAGACGGATTCCTCGCCGGCGCCGAACGTTCGAGGACCTGCGCTCCTACTGGCCGGAGCAGAGCGAGGACCAGACGGGCATCACGGACTACCTCAACCAGGTACAGAAGTACGTCGTGTCGTCCACGATCGACGACCCGCAGTGGCAGAGCTCGACCGTGCTGTCCGGTGACCCGATCGAGCAGGTACGTGCGCTCAAGAGCGAACCGGGCAGGGACATCGTCACCACCGGCAGCATCACGCTGTGCCACACACTGATCGCGGCGGGCCTCGTCGACGAGTACCGGCTGTTCACGTACCCGGTCGTGCAGGGCGGCGGCCGCAGGCTGTTCCCTGAAGGGTTCGAGCTACCGCGGCTGCGCCTGGTCGACGCGAAGTCGTTCCGCAGCGGCATCACGTATGCGAGCTACGCACCCGCGTAG
- a CDS encoding type III effector: protein MRNQTHIRKYLTRGAVAAAAAGMAIALAGAPVSATTSDTAQTQSQDGQRMSPETRAAWKKFVRGGGNITGGAAHVVAGAWIGAPSIIVSATGGELTRDQRRAWRHFERGANHMGKGAARVVSSTYVGAPGYVLDQIRSGATPADLSSSELDQVSFLMPAEDLIPADVADLF, encoded by the coding sequence ATGCGTAATCAAACACATATCCGTAAATATCTGACGAGGGGCGCGGTTGCCGCGGCCGCGGCGGGCATGGCCATCGCGCTCGCGGGCGCTCCGGTATCGGCGACCACCTCGGATACGGCCCAGACCCAGTCGCAGGACGGCCAGCGCATGTCGCCGGAGACCCGCGCGGCGTGGAAGAAGTTCGTACGCGGCGGAGGCAACATCACCGGTGGAGCTGCGCACGTCGTCGCAGGCGCCTGGATCGGTGCACCGTCGATCATCGTGTCGGCGACCGGCGGCGAGCTCACCCGTGACCAGCGCAGGGCATGGCGGCACTTCGAGCGCGGCGCCAACCACATGGGCAAGGGCGCGGCTCGCGTCGTGAGCAGCACGTACGTCGGTGCGCCCGGCTACGTACTCGACCAGATCCGCTCCGGTGCCACCCCGGCCGACCTCTCGAGCAGCGAGCTCGACCAGGTGTCGTTCCTGATGCCGGCCGAGGATCTCATCCCGGCCGATGTGGCCGATCTGTTCTGA
- a CDS encoding LysR family transcriptional regulator: MLDVNRLRVLVAVAREGSVTAAAEALHYAQPSVSHHLARLEAEVGVPLVQRVGRGVRLTEAGRLLVERAEEILGRLDAAHAELDAYAGLRAGGVRLAAFPSALATLVPAAVARFAADHPDVRVELIEAEPPESVHGLRAGDIDLALVFEHDGDDADLRGTSAVTVLEEPMYAVTAADDDRPGDRGDLATYADDRWIAGCERCRRHLLARSALAGFEPAIGFETDDYVAVQALVAAGIGVSTLPGLALLGHRHPGVRVDRLRDDRRSVHAVTFGAPPPPLAVQRFLEVLRDGLETPAWP; the protein is encoded by the coding sequence GTGCTCGACGTGAACCGCCTGCGGGTCCTGGTCGCGGTCGCGCGGGAGGGCTCCGTGACCGCCGCGGCCGAGGCGCTGCACTACGCGCAGCCGTCGGTCAGCCATCACCTGGCCCGACTCGAGGCCGAGGTCGGCGTACCGCTGGTCCAGCGCGTCGGCCGCGGCGTCCGGCTGACGGAGGCGGGCCGGCTGCTCGTCGAGCGGGCCGAGGAGATCCTGGGTCGGCTCGATGCCGCGCACGCCGAGCTGGACGCGTACGCGGGCCTGCGCGCCGGTGGCGTACGCCTGGCGGCGTTCCCGTCCGCCCTGGCGACGCTGGTGCCGGCAGCGGTCGCGCGCTTCGCGGCCGACCACCCCGACGTACGCGTCGAGCTGATCGAGGCGGAACCACCCGAATCCGTGCACGGCCTGCGCGCGGGCGATATCGATCTGGCGCTGGTCTTCGAGCACGACGGAGACGACGCGGACCTGCGGGGAACCTCGGCGGTCACGGTGCTCGAGGAGCCGATGTACGCGGTGACCGCTGCCGATGACGATCGGCCCGGCGACCGCGGTGACCTCGCCACCTACGCAGACGATCGCTGGATCGCCGGCTGCGAGCGATGCCGCCGCCACCTTCTCGCACGCAGCGCGCTGGCCGGGTTCGAGCCGGCGATCGGGTTCGAGACCGACGACTACGTCGCGGTGCAGGCGCTCGTCGCCGCCGGCATCGGCGTCAGTACGCTGCCCGGCCTCGCACTGCTCGGCCACCGGCATCCGGGCGTACGTGTCGACCGCCTGCGCGATGACCGGCGGTCGGTGCATGCCGTGACGTTCGGGGCACCGCCACCGCCGCTCGCCGTGCAACGGTTCCTGGAGGTACTCCGCGATGGTCTCGAAACACCCGCTTGGCCTTGA
- a CDS encoding alpha/beta hydrolase, protein MDEVRHLSTDGSRGTIVVHEWSNDDPTWIAVLVHGYGEHLGRYPHVAERLRADGAVVVGPDHEGHGRSDGERVLITDFETVVDDLHSVVTRARETYAGLPVVMVGHSLGGLIATRYAQRHRDELTALVLSGPVIGSWHPTALADLPEIPDDPLDVSTLSRDAAVGVAYAADPLVWHGPFKRETLRAITSMLRTINEGGDLGTLPTLWLHGGADELVPIGPSREGIETIRGGEFSEHVYDGARHEIFNETNQNDVLDDAVAFVRAHLG, encoded by the coding sequence ATGGATGAAGTCCGGCACCTCAGCACCGATGGATCGCGCGGCACGATCGTCGTGCACGAATGGAGCAACGACGACCCGACCTGGATCGCGGTTCTCGTGCACGGTTACGGGGAGCACCTCGGCCGCTATCCGCATGTCGCCGAACGGCTGCGGGCCGACGGTGCGGTCGTGGTGGGACCCGACCACGAGGGCCATGGGAGGTCCGACGGCGAACGCGTGCTGATCACGGACTTCGAGACCGTGGTCGACGATCTGCATTCCGTCGTGACGCGGGCGCGCGAGACGTACGCCGGGCTGCCCGTCGTGATGGTCGGGCACTCACTCGGCGGGCTGATCGCGACCCGCTACGCACAGCGACATCGCGACGAGCTGACCGCACTCGTGCTGTCCGGCCCGGTCATCGGGTCCTGGCATCCGACTGCGCTCGCCGATCTGCCCGAGATCCCGGACGACCCGCTCGACGTATCGACGCTGTCGAGGGACGCCGCCGTCGGCGTCGCGTACGCAGCCGATCCGCTCGTCTGGCACGGCCCGTTCAAACGCGAGACGCTCCGAGCGATTACCTCGATGCTACGAACCATCAACGAGGGTGGAGATCTGGGCACCTTGCCGACGCTGTGGCTGCACGGTGGAGCCGACGAACTGGTCCCGATCGGGCCGTCTCGCGAAGGGATCGAGACGATCCGCGGCGGCGAGTTCAGCGAGCACGTCTACGACGGCGCGCGGCACGAGATCTTCAACGAGACGAACCAGAACGACGTTCTCGACGACGCCGTCGCCTTCGTACGAGCGCATCTGGGCTAG
- the manA gene encoding mannose-6-phosphate isomerase, class I, with protein sequence MYLLENPTKSYAWGSRTLIAELLGTAASEQPQAELWIGAHPTSPSELVDSRHDLHSLVESDPAGVLGPHVRAAFGDRLPYLLKVLAVDRPLSLQVHPDQHQATVGFDADRRAPATDRVFKDPNHKAELAYAVTPFEALCGFRPVAAARETFAWLARRMPGMREFGQLAHLLDGPDDRVALRAACRHIAGLSTDDVAAMIDCLPSAATNSPDPSLHTAADFAQSYPSDAAVLLAILMRHVSLAPGEALGVEPGTPHTYLRGGIVELTTCSDNTIRAGLTDKPTDVEQFLEVLTYRPLASATLASRRVGVAERSYTTGHPEFELSVLRLDPGLTVRWEPKPRAVLVLDGKISVTDSTGTSELGRGESVFVPADTGPVVVAGDGLAVQAMTGV encoded by the coding sequence ATGTACCTGCTTGAGAATCCGACCAAGTCGTACGCGTGGGGCAGCCGAACCTTGATTGCCGAGCTGCTCGGCACGGCAGCGTCCGAGCAGCCGCAGGCGGAGCTGTGGATCGGTGCCCATCCGACGTCTCCGTCGGAGCTCGTCGACTCGCGGCATGATCTGCACAGCCTGGTCGAATCGGATCCGGCGGGCGTTCTCGGCCCGCACGTACGCGCCGCGTTCGGTGACCGCCTGCCGTACCTGCTGAAGGTGCTCGCGGTCGACCGACCGCTGTCGCTGCAGGTGCATCCCGACCAGCACCAGGCGACGGTCGGCTTCGACGCCGACCGCCGCGCGCCGGCTACCGACCGAGTGTTCAAGGACCCGAACCACAAGGCCGAGCTCGCGTACGCCGTGACACCCTTCGAGGCGTTGTGTGGATTCCGCCCGGTCGCTGCGGCCCGGGAGACGTTCGCCTGGCTCGCGCGGCGGATGCCCGGGATGCGGGAGTTCGGCCAGCTGGCACATCTGCTCGACGGCCCCGATGATCGCGTCGCGCTGCGGGCGGCATGCCGCCACATCGCCGGCCTGTCCACCGACGACGTCGCCGCGATGATCGACTGCCTACCGAGCGCCGCAACGAACTCCCCCGACCCGTCGTTGCACACCGCCGCCGACTTCGCGCAGTCGTACCCCAGTGATGCTGCCGTGCTGCTCGCGATCCTGATGAGGCATGTCTCGCTCGCGCCCGGCGAGGCGCTCGGCGTCGAGCCCGGAACACCGCACACATACCTGCGCGGCGGCATCGTCGAGCTGACGACGTGCTCGGACAACACGATCCGGGCGGGACTCACCGACAAGCCGACCGACGTCGAGCAGTTCCTCGAGGTACTGACGTACCGCCCGCTCGCTTCGGCGACGCTGGCGTCGCGCCGGGTCGGCGTCGCGGAGCGCAGCTACACGACCGGGCACCCGGAGTTCGAGCTCTCGGTGCTTCGGCTCGATCCCGGCCTCACTGTGCGTTGGGAGCCGAAGCCCCGGGCCGTGCTCGTGCTCGACGGCAAGATCTCCGTCACCGACAGCACCGGGACGAGCGAGCTCGGTCGGGGTGAGTCGGTCTTCGTGCCCGCCGACACCGGCCCGGTCGTAGTAGCGGGTGACGGCCTCGCCGTGCAGGCGATGACCGGGGTGTGA
- a CDS encoding ABC transporter ATP-binding protein, whose protein sequence is MHTATKTATSSAVRLDEVRKTYGRGSAAVHALDGVSVELPVGSFTAVMGPSGSGKSTLLHCASGLDRPTSGRVLLGDADLAGLKESALTKIRRERVGFVFQAYNLLDALTVEQNIALPLRLADRSYDRRLIGDVVRSVELDVPLDRRPAALSGGQQQRVALARALVTRPDAMFLDEPTGALDTRTARTVLGVLRRAVDRLQQTALMVTHDPVAASYADTVLFLADGRIVDQLPRQSAERIAERMSHLGEW, encoded by the coding sequence ATGCACACTGCCACCAAGACAGCCACCTCTTCTGCCGTACGGCTCGATGAGGTTCGCAAGACGTACGGGCGGGGAAGCGCCGCCGTTCATGCGTTGGACGGAGTATCGGTCGAGCTGCCGGTCGGCAGCTTCACGGCGGTGATGGGACCGTCGGGATCCGGCAAGAGCACACTGCTGCATTGCGCGTCCGGTCTGGACCGTCCGACGTCGGGTCGGGTCCTCCTCGGTGATGCCGACCTTGCCGGACTGAAGGAGTCCGCACTCACGAAAATCCGCCGCGAGCGGGTGGGCTTCGTGTTCCAGGCGTACAACCTGCTCGACGCGCTCACGGTCGAGCAGAACATCGCGCTCCCACTTCGCCTGGCGGACCGCTCGTACGACCGGCGGCTCATCGGTGACGTCGTGCGCTCCGTCGAGCTCGACGTACCGCTCGACCGGCGGCCGGCCGCGCTGTCGGGCGGGCAGCAGCAGCGGGTCGCCTTGGCGCGCGCCCTCGTCACCCGACCCGATGCGATGTTCCTGGACGAGCCGACCGGAGCGCTCGATACTCGGACGGCACGAACGGTCCTCGGCGTGCTGCGGCGTGCGGTCGATCGACTGCAGCAGACCGCGCTGATGGTCACCCACGATCCGGTCGCCGCTTCGTACGCCGACACCGTGCTGTTCCTCGCGGACGGCCGCATCGTCGACCAGCTCCCACGGCAGAGTGCTGAGCGCATCGCCGAGCGCATGTCCCACCTCGGGGAGTGGTGA
- a CDS encoding ABC transporter permease: MPWLAWQTIRAHRTGFVAAFVAVLCGSALITACGLLVESGVRGGMEPERYASAPIVVTSPQALPVVEDIDLQFAEHSRLPESKLADIASVDGVRTAIGDVTVRGGLRTPDGTTGADVHGWSSAPLDGAELTDGRPPHGDRDVVLAEGLGAQVGETVEIEIGGVTTEYHVVGLTGSGGEAFVTDAGVRALSGHPDAVDAAAVLPEPGTDPGDLASRIEGAVPQVHVSTGDDRAEAEVVDLGGARSYLVQIGTAFGGTLMLIVLIVVASTLGLSVQQRRREFALLRAIAATPRQVYRLIGAEAVLVAAVAAALGTLPGIGLSRWLRHVLVDLGLVPADFDFVMGPLPVVAAVASCVVAAWLAGIIAARRANRISPVEALRTAAAEPARLGRIRLVIGWLAIAAGATLGLVVPLAVGGPTALGGAAGSVLLLVIGVALVGPLLLTATVRGLARLGFRRSTAGWLADANARAHARRLGTATTPLVMGIALAAVQLFGMTTTANAADGQLDDGLIADNVLVAPDGIAPEVVDAAREVRGASVTPVAQTQVLVTYDELGDPVTEPFPAQGVSPTRLDANQDLDVRSGDLSRLADGTVALSRYAADAFGASIGSHVEMHLGDGTPYDARVVAIYDRGLGFGDVTLPDDVVRSATTSGLNDYVLVSGADHDELAAALEPYDDVAITERDAFATAQIDGQSGDETLGLVLNLALLAFIGIAVVNLLVLATAARVREFALLRLVGARPNQVRAMMRRETVIIIVAAVVAGTLAALPPLIGFSVALTGSVVPSTPSAIYLTIVAIAVALGWCSIGLPTRFALRDDPKAALGVGE, translated from the coding sequence ATGCCGTGGCTCGCATGGCAGACCATCCGCGCGCATCGCACGGGATTCGTCGCCGCATTCGTCGCCGTGCTGTGCGGCTCCGCACTGATCACCGCGTGCGGGCTGCTCGTGGAGTCGGGCGTACGTGGAGGGATGGAGCCCGAGCGGTACGCGTCGGCGCCGATCGTCGTCACCTCTCCACAGGCACTGCCCGTCGTCGAGGACATCGATCTGCAGTTTGCAGAACACTCCCGACTTCCCGAGTCGAAGCTCGCCGACATCGCGAGTGTGGACGGCGTGCGTACGGCGATCGGCGACGTGACCGTACGCGGAGGGCTGCGTACCCCGGACGGGACTACCGGAGCGGACGTGCACGGTTGGTCGTCCGCGCCCTTGGACGGGGCGGAGCTCACCGACGGGCGACCACCACACGGCGACCGAGACGTCGTACTCGCCGAGGGTCTCGGCGCACAGGTGGGTGAGACGGTCGAGATCGAGATCGGCGGTGTCACCACCGAGTATCACGTCGTCGGCCTCACCGGTTCCGGCGGCGAAGCGTTCGTCACCGACGCCGGTGTGCGGGCGTTGTCCGGCCACCCCGACGCCGTCGACGCCGCCGCCGTCCTGCCGGAACCGGGCACCGACCCGGGAGACCTCGCGTCCCGCATCGAGGGAGCAGTCCCGCAGGTGCACGTATCGACGGGAGATGACCGCGCGGAGGCCGAAGTCGTCGACCTCGGTGGCGCCCGGTCGTACTTGGTGCAGATCGGCACCGCCTTCGGCGGCACCCTGATGCTGATCGTGCTCATCGTCGTGGCGAGCACACTCGGGCTCTCCGTCCAGCAACGACGCCGCGAGTTCGCGCTGCTGCGCGCGATTGCCGCAACGCCCCGACAGGTCTACCGGCTGATCGGCGCCGAAGCCGTACTGGTCGCTGCCGTGGCCGCGGCCCTCGGGACGCTGCCGGGCATCGGTCTGAGCCGCTGGCTTCGCCACGTACTGGTCGACCTCGGCCTCGTACCGGCCGACTTCGACTTCGTGATGGGACCGCTTCCGGTCGTGGCCGCCGTGGCGAGCTGTGTCGTCGCCGCCTGGCTGGCAGGCATCATCGCCGCACGCCGCGCGAACCGGATCAGCCCGGTCGAAGCGCTGCGTACCGCCGCGGCCGAACCCGCTCGGCTCGGGCGCATTCGCCTGGTCATCGGTTGGCTTGCGATCGCCGCCGGAGCAACCTTGGGCTTGGTCGTACCTCTGGCCGTCGGCGGGCCGACCGCGCTCGGGGGTGCCGCGGGTTCCGTTCTGCTGCTCGTCATCGGCGTCGCCCTCGTCGGACCCTTGCTACTTACCGCGACGGTGCGGGGGTTGGCGCGGCTAGGATTCCGTCGCTCGACGGCCGGTTGGCTCGCGGACGCGAATGCGCGTGCGCACGCACGTCGACTCGGCACGGCCACCACCCCGTTGGTCATGGGCATTGCGCTCGCAGCCGTACAGCTCTTCGGCATGACGACCACGGCGAACGCGGCCGATGGGCAGCTCGACGACGGGCTCATCGCCGACAACGTCCTGGTGGCCCCCGACGGCATCGCACCGGAGGTGGTCGACGCCGCACGGGAGGTCCGAGGCGCGTCCGTGACGCCGGTCGCCCAGACTCAGGTGCTGGTCACGTACGACGAGCTGGGTGATCCCGTCACCGAGCCGTTCCCGGCTCAGGGAGTTTCACCGACGCGCCTCGACGCGAACCAGGACCTCGACGTACGCAGTGGAGACCTGAGCCGGCTGGCCGACGGGACGGTCGCCCTGAGCCGGTACGCGGCAGACGCGTTCGGTGCATCGATCGGGTCCCACGTGGAGATGCACCTCGGTGACGGCACGCCGTACGACGCGCGAGTCGTGGCGATCTACGACCGCGGCCTCGGCTTCGGCGACGTTACGCTGCCCGACGATGTCGTACGTTCGGCCACGACCAGCGGACTGAACGACTACGTGTTGGTCTCGGGCGCGGACCACGACGAACTGGCCGCGGCGCTCGAGCCGTACGACGACGTCGCTATCACCGAACGCGACGCGTTCGCCACCGCGCAGATCGACGGTCAGTCGGGGGACGAGACGCTCGGGTTGGTGTTGAACCTCGCCCTGCTCGCGTTCATCGGGATCGCGGTCGTGAACCTGCTCGTCCTGGCCACGGCCGCTCGCGTACGCGAGTTCGCGCTGCTCCGACTCGTCGGGGCGCGACCGAACCAGGTGCGCGCGATGATGCGACGCGAGACGGTGATCATCATCGTTGCGGCAGTCGTCGCCGGTACCCTCGCCGCGCTGCCGCCGCTGATCGGGTTCAGCGTCGCCCTCACCGGCTCCGTCGTGCCGAGCACCCCATCCGCGATCTACCTGACGATCGTCGCGATCGCGGTGGCACTCGGGTGGTGCTCGATCGGGCTGCCGACACGGTTCGCACTGCGCGACGACCCGAAGGCCGCCTTGGGGGTGGGCGAGTGA
- a CDS encoding ArnT family glycosyltransferase — MPGVLLAAILAVLVRVPFVGRPAFPDESGLLLVARQWHNGGPSLYGDLWIDRPPLLVAYWWVADLLGGVGAARLMGCAAIAVAVIAAGWAGWVIGERRGAYWAAGSTAALLGSPLMATNAINGELLAAPFVLLSCALTLTAVRRTWSVRFEVMLAVFAGVVGSCALLIKQNFADALIFAVVLLVVSGVRSDLTWRRARRILGWGVTGAAIPLLLTVLWAEAAGHGFGDLWHALYGFRSDAVHTIATQSFSAPAERLVRLVGVGIISGIVLLSLRYLSTIRRAIRGDASLAVATAAMLTFGYVAVLAGGSFWLHYLIGLVPAVALAAAQLGAFSPRHLLSRAAIGVVIAAAAITPVAGVASGAMADDPTETAVTSYLQDARLDDDKVIIAYGHANVLEAAGLEPGYPYLWSLPLRVLDPDLDLMTSTLSGPNAPTWFVGWEPLNSWGIDEHGRLESALDENYREVAKICDVEIYLRDGADRDTPPEPTVDCPKP; from the coding sequence GTGCCCGGAGTACTGCTCGCGGCGATCCTCGCGGTTCTCGTACGCGTGCCGTTCGTCGGTCGACCCGCGTTCCCGGACGAGTCCGGCCTACTCCTCGTCGCGCGGCAGTGGCACAACGGTGGACCGTCTCTGTACGGCGACCTGTGGATCGACCGGCCGCCGCTGCTCGTCGCGTACTGGTGGGTCGCCGACCTGCTCGGTGGTGTGGGTGCCGCCCGGCTGATGGGCTGTGCCGCCATCGCGGTCGCCGTGATAGCCGCGGGCTGGGCAGGCTGGGTCATCGGTGAGCGCCGGGGCGCGTACTGGGCCGCGGGCTCGACCGCCGCGCTGCTCGGCTCGCCCCTGATGGCGACGAACGCGATCAACGGCGAACTGCTCGCCGCACCGTTCGTGCTGCTCAGCTGTGCGCTGACGCTGACCGCCGTACGACGAACGTGGTCGGTCCGGTTCGAGGTCATGCTCGCCGTCTTCGCCGGCGTGGTCGGCTCGTGCGCGTTGCTGATCAAGCAGAACTTCGCGGATGCCCTGATCTTCGCGGTGGTGCTCCTCGTCGTCTCGGGCGTACGCAGCGACCTGACCTGGCGGCGGGCCCGGCGCATCCTCGGGTGGGGAGTCACCGGCGCCGCGATCCCGCTGCTGCTCACCGTGCTCTGGGCCGAGGCGGCCGGGCATGGCTTCGGCGATTTGTGGCACGCGCTGTACGGGTTCCGCTCCGATGCCGTACACACGATCGCGACGCAGAGCTTCTCCGCGCCGGCGGAGCGACTGGTGCGCCTGGTCGGAGTCGGCATCATCAGCGGGATCGTGCTGCTCAGCCTGCGATATCTGTCGACGATCCGGCGCGCGATTCGTGGCGACGCGTCGTTGGCGGTCGCGACCGCGGCGATGCTGACGTTCGGGTACGTCGCGGTGTTGGCCGGCGGCAGCTTCTGGCTGCACTACCTGATCGGTCTCGTGCCCGCAGTGGCCCTTGCGGCCGCGCAGCTCGGCGCGTTCTCTCCCCGTCACCTGCTCAGCCGCGCGGCGATCGGCGTGGTGATCGCAGCGGCGGCCATCACCCCGGTGGCAGGAGTCGCGAGCGGGGCGATGGCCGACGACCCGACCGAGACGGCGGTGACGTCGTATCTTCAAGACGCTCGGCTGGACGACGACAAGGTGATCATCGCGTACGGTCACGCGAACGTCCTCGAGGCGGCGGGACTCGAGCCCGGCTATCCCTACCTGTGGAGCCTTCCTCTCCGGGTGCTCGATCCGGACCTCGACCTGATGACGTCGACCCTCTCCGGCCCGAACGCCCCGACGTGGTTCGTCGGCTGGGAGCCGCTCAACTCGTGGGGCATCGACGAACACGGCCGACTGGAGTCTGCGCTCGACGAGAACTACCGCGAGGTCGCCAAGATCTGCGATGTGGAGATCTATCTGCGCGACGGCGCCGACCGTGACACCCCGCCCGAGCCGACGGTCGACTGTCCCAAGCCGTAG
- a CDS encoding threonine ammonia-lyase — protein sequence MQTPTIADVLEARRHLRPHLGPTPARSFPGLDRAAGTSVLVKHENTNPTSAFKVRGGLNLIGTMPSVERRRGVVGYSTGNHAQSLAYAARTFDVPCTIVMPDNPNPTKAQAVRDLGAELVEAGQTFDDCRSYAESIAQERGMRLVSAANERPIIAGVATLYLELIEDAPDLDAIVVPVGSGSGAAAACLVAESLAPSCRVVAVQSSASPAAYESWRAGEIVEPPNRTRAEGLATGSGFELPQHIFRERLAEFVLVDDDQIRDAQRIMLHEAHTLAEGAGAAALAAVLAYPDSFRDQRVALVCTGANASAAEIGAAVVEPVMASSVHG from the coding sequence ATGCAGACACCGACCATCGCCGACGTCCTCGAGGCGCGGCGCCACCTGCGCCCCCACCTGGGTCCGACGCCCGCGAGGAGCTTTCCGGGACTCGACCGCGCCGCGGGCACGAGCGTTCTCGTGAAGCACGAGAACACGAACCCCACCAGCGCCTTCAAGGTACGCGGCGGACTCAACCTGATCGGCACGATGCCGTCTGTCGAGCGTCGCCGGGGTGTCGTCGGCTACTCCACCGGGAACCACGCGCAGTCGCTGGCCTACGCCGCTCGGACGTTCGACGTTCCCTGCACGATCGTGATGCCCGACAATCCGAATCCGACGAAGGCGCAGGCGGTTCGCGACCTCGGTGCGGAGCTGGTCGAGGCGGGGCAGACGTTCGACGACTGCCGTTCGTACGCCGAGAGCATCGCGCAAGAGCGCGGCATGCGGCTGGTCAGCGCCGCGAACGAACGCCCGATCATCGCCGGTGTCGCGACCCTGTACCTCGAGCTGATCGAGGATGCACCCGATCTCGACGCGATCGTCGTCCCCGTCGGCAGCGGCAGCGGTGCGGCCGCGGCGTGCCTGGTCGCCGAGTCGCTGGCACCGTCGTGTCGGGTGGTCGCCGTCCAGTCATCCGCGTCCCCGGCCGCGTACGAGTCGTGGCGTGCAGGCGAGATCGTCGAGCCGCCGAACCGGACCCGCGCTGAGGGTCTCGCGACGGGGTCCGGATTCGAGCTCCCACAACACATCTTCCGTGAGCGGCTCGCCGAGTTCGTGCTCGTCGACGACGACCAGATCCGCGACGCACAACGGATCATGCTGCACGAGGCGCACACCCTTGCGGAAGGTGCGGGTGCGGCAGCACTGGCGGCGGTCCTCGCGTACCCCGACTCGTTCCGCGACCAGCGGGTTGCGCTCGTGTGCACCGGAGCCAATGCGAGCGCGGCCGAGATCGGGGCGGCCGTCGTCGAACCCGTGATGGCATCCTCGGTACATGGATGA
- a CDS encoding sigma-70 family RNA polymerase sigma factor, with protein MTADLSTTHHTAPRAGRRQLTAELFATLAVTTDDDERCRIRERVTTVNMSIARSIARRFRDRGEPAGDLEQVAYVGLVKAVNGFDEHRHTDFLTYAVPTISGELKRHFRDHCWFVRPPRRIQELQKRISLTHESLGRQLDHRPSTAEVADRLQVDSSVIEEALATGCFAPASLDRLVGAAESIPGAEIAEYDRGYLETEVLVLLAPYVRALPRRQRELLGMRYFRDWTQDRIAGELGMSQVQVSRLIGRALAGLRRQLDPDASACPPSRDAGTRTMP; from the coding sequence GTGACCGCCGATCTCTCGACGACGCATCACACGGCCCCGCGCGCAGGACGTCGGCAGTTGACCGCGGAGCTGTTCGCCACGCTCGCGGTCACGACCGACGACGACGAGCGGTGCCGCATCCGAGAGCGCGTCACGACGGTCAACATGAGCATCGCCCGGTCGATCGCGCGTCGGTTCCGTGATCGCGGTGAGCCGGCCGGCGACCTCGAGCAGGTCGCGTACGTCGGACTCGTCAAGGCGGTCAACGGGTTCGACGAACACCGTCACACCGACTTCCTCACGTACGCGGTGCCAACGATCTCCGGAGAGCTCAAGCGGCACTTCCGCGACCACTGCTGGTTCGTCCGGCCGCCGCGACGGATCCAGGAGCTCCAGAAACGGATCTCGCTGACCCACGAGTCACTCGGTCGGCAGCTCGATCACCGGCCGAGCACCGCAGAGGTCGCCGATCGCCTGCAGGTCGACTCGTCGGTCATCGAGGAGGCGCTCGCGACCGGATGCTTCGCACCCGCCTCCCTCGACCGGCTCGTGGGGGCGGCCGAGTCCATCCCGGGAGCGGAGATCGCAGAGTACGACCGGGGCTACCTGGAGACTGAAGTGTTGGTGCTCCTCGCCCCCTACGTACGCGCGCTGCCGCGACGGCAGCGTGAACTGCTCGGGATGCGCTACTTCCGCGACTGGACACAGGACCGCATCGCCGGCGAGCTCGGGATGAGCCAGGTGCAGGTCTCCCGGCTGATCGGCCGGGCGCTCGCCGGCCTGCGTCGTCAGCTCGACCCGGACGCTAGTGCGTGTCCTCCCAGCCGCGACGCAGGCACACGAACGATGCCATGA